One part of the Schistocerca cancellata isolate TAMUIC-IGC-003103 chromosome 12, iqSchCanc2.1, whole genome shotgun sequence genome encodes these proteins:
- the LOC126109771 gene encoding ELAV-like protein 1, with translation MKQNGGAATATHHHNGQAPPPPASSPCNSHSPSSSGRGGGADDNSKTNLIVNYLPQTMTQDDMRALFSTVGELENCKLIRDKSTGQSLGYGFVKYRTEEDAVKAVNTLSGLRIQNKVIKVSHARPSSESIKGANLYVSGVPRNVTPAEFEKMFSRFGTIITSRILCDNSTGLSKGVGFIRFDQRSEAERAIEEMHGYTPPGSGEPLGVKFANKPTTQLGLYHPAAAYYPPDGRRFAGPIHSPGSRFRYLPLSPLGATGEKAILAMNKGLQRYSPLTGGDYLAGMLPGDPAGWSIFVYNLAPEAEENVLWQLFGPFGAVQNVKVIRDADSNKCKGFGFVTMTNYDEAVVAIQSLNGYTLGNRVLQVSFKTAKVKHA, from the coding sequence ATGAAGCAAAATGGCGGAGCGGCGACGGCCACCCACCACCACAACGGGCAGGCGCCTCCGCCGCCGGCCTCGTCGCCTTGCAACTCGCACAGCCCGTCGTCGTCGGGGcgaggcggcggcgccgacgacaacAGCAAGACGAACCTGATAGTCAACTACCTGCCGCAGACGATGACGCAGGACGACATGCGGGCGCTGTTCTCGACCGTCGGCGAGCTCGAGAACTGCAAGCTGATCCGCGACAAGTCGACGGGTCAGAGCCTCGGCTACGGCTTCGTCAAGTACCGCACCGAGGAGGACGCCGTCAAGGCGGTGAACACGCTCTCCGGCCTGCGCATCCAGAACAAGGTGATCAAGGTGTCGCACGCGCGGCCCAGCAGCGAGTCGATAAAGGGGGCCAACCTGTACGTCAGCGGCGTGCCGAGGAACGTGACCCCGGCCGAGTTCGAGAAGATGTTCTCCCGCTTCGGCACCATCATCACGTCCCGCATCCTGTGCGACAACTCGACCGGCCTCTCCAAGGGGGTGGGCTTCATCAGGTTCGACCAGCGCTCCGAGGCGGAGCGCGCCATCGAGGAAATGCACGGGTACACGCCGCCCGGCTCCGGCGAACCCCTCGGGGTCAAGTTCGCCAACAAGCCGACCACCCAGCTGGGACTGTACCACCCGGCAGCAGCCTACTACCCGCCCGACGGTCGCCGCTTCGCCGGACCCATCCACTCTCCTGGGAGCCGCTTCCGGTATCTGCCCCTCTCGCCTCTGGGGGCCACGGGCGAGAAGGCCATCCTCGCCATGAACAAGGGTCTGCAGCGGTACTCGCCCCTCACCGGCGGCGACTACCTCGCGGGGATGCTGCCGGGTGACCCGGCCGGCTGGTCCATCTTCGTCTACAACCTGGCCCCCGAGGCGGAGGAGAACGTCCTGTGGCAGCTCTTCGGGCCCTTCGGCGCCGTCCAAAACGTGAAGGTGATTCGCGACGCAGACAGCAATAAGTGCAAGGGCTTCGGCTTTGTCACGATGACCAACTACGACGAGGCAGTCGTCGCTATCCAGTCACTCAACGGGTACACGCTCGGTAACCGTGTTCTGCAAGTGTCTTTCAAGACAGCCAAAGTCAAACACGCGTAG